AAAAGTAAATATAATGGaacctataataaaattgttcaaaaaattaaGTTATAGGTTTTTTTTAATAACATAGTTAACTTTTGTACTTATatctaataaaataattatgCGGACTTTATTAAATTAATTGTCTAAAATTTGATGATATCTTTATCTTATTCATTTTAAACAtgaattttagtaattttcatttttaaattataaaaatatataataagttttttaagaaaaaattcagatatttttacatttttttctaaatttttagatttttctgataatttttaaaaaattctcgaatatttacaatttttattttcttgttacTTATCCTAAGAGGTTAGCGCATTACGATAAAAAAATAATGAAGTTGATCAAAGacccaaaaagaaaatccaattTGATTAACGATTGTTAAGTTAATGTATATAAAAAAGTACCAATCATCAAATTTAGTGACTAAAATTTACACTAACCCAATAATAATCATTTAAAAAAGGATAAGATTTTTTCTTTACAAAAAAGATATGATTTGGATTACGGTTCAAATCATGTAACATAAAGTCATCAAATGAGAGACACAGACATTGAAACCCAACATTATCCATTCAATACAAAATAGCTTCTTATATTGCATCCCCAAGTCCTTGATTTTGATCTCTTTTGGTAATGATTCGAGACACAATGATTAGGACAAAAGACTTGTAATTTCAACAAACGAGAGACACACAACATTGAAACCAAACTGCAAACGTTTATACCCCTGCCGTTATTCATTCAATACTAATTGTTGTACCCCAAGTGTTTACTGTTTCAGCATACCCATGACCTTGCTCCAAGCTGGCCTTGCAGTGATATCAGCCACCCAAGCGCTCACATGTGGCCGCGAATCAAACATCTTCTTGGCCGAGCTCCCCAACAAGTACTGAACAGTAGGGAGGTGATGCAGATCGGCCAAGGTGAAGTGGTCACAAGCCAAGTACTTGGACTCAGCCAAACGAGCCTCGTACACATCTAAAACTTTGGCAAGCTTATCTTCGTATTCTTCCACAACCGCCGCGTCGGTGGTCATCCCAAAATGGGGCTTGTAACGCAGCTCAAAGACTAGCTTCGTCGATGGAGGGTCGAACTGATGAGCTTCAACTTCCTTCCACAATTGAAAGACTGCCATAGTCTTGTTAGAACCCGGCAACAAGAGTTGGGTCCCTTTATCGGCGTATTCATGGGCGATATAGTGGGTGGTTGCCCTTGATTCTGTATGTGACAAAATGTTCTAAAGGGGGTTAGCTAAAAATAGTCGAAGAAACCAACGATTTTAAGGGTTTTCGCTGTTATAAAAAGGAAAAACTTTACCAAAGAGCTTCAAGTCCCCTTCTTCAAAGGCTGGAACTTGACCAAATGGCTGCATCACCATATCCAGAAATGTTAGATTCCAGTTTTCTCATAAATGGGTTTTTTAGGCAAACACCCAAAAAATAAAGACAGAAGTTAAACCCCGTCTTGTaatattttttttgttcttttaaaaagctaaaatagatttggatacatACGTTGAGGGGAAGGAAGTTTGGGGATTTATGCTCTCCAGCGATCATGTCTACGTTAACAAACtgaaactcaacatctttttcgTAAAGGCAAGCAAGGACCCTTTGAGTAGCTGTTGACAAAGGGTATCCATGAACTTTCATGGCTGCCATAATCGTTTTGAGGACCGTAACTTGTTCGAGAGCTTCAGAAGATGAGAAATATTTTGTGGGTTTCTGCTCACGAAGAAGCTATATTATATACACCTACATGAGTGTGTACATATATAGTGAAAAGGATGGACCTTTCCGTTATTCTAGAATGTCCAATGTGAAAGAATCCTAGGGGCATTAATTACATGCTTTCCTTTATTTCTACTTCTGGAAACAAATTTTCCTTTTGTTCACGTTGGTCATGTTCAGTGTATGTAAATTGTTTCAAATCTGAAATTTTAGATCACCAATAATAGGGGCGATATTAGTTAGGTTAGTCGAAATCCTTCCTTATAATTTATTCCGTTTGATTTGGATTTcggttttttatattaattttatttttatttttaaattttttaataaaatgagctttgttttatgatttttaaatattatttgataaaattttaaaatttttatataaatatttttaaaaataataacttttaagatttttaaattatttttctattttaaatataaaatatttgtttttatatcatacaaaattagaattaattatattaaataaaaaatagaatttgGTTCAATTTCAAGTAATAGTGGTGTTTGAATTTGCATTCCATAAACCGTTCAAATATCTCCGTTCAGATCAACTTTCACTTTGATCGGATTTTTTCTCTCAGCCCTTGAGAGTAACGACAAACCACGAATTAACTTGGAAGTCCACCTAATTTATCTTACTCTTAATTGGTATTATTGTTGTATAAACTTTGATCGGATTTTTTCTCTTAGCCCTTGAGAATAAGGACAAACCACGAATCAACTTGGAAGTCCACCTAATTTATCTTACTCTTAATTGGTATTATTGTTGTTATAAATAAGTAGTTAATGATTCTATCATTTTTTACTGCTACCGGTATATATCGGTATCAATACGTTTAGATGTACCATTTCATCCTTTATGGTGAACATAtcatactaatattttaaactaataataaatacaagggataaataataaaattatacattaattttgattcaatgtgTAATTTGATATTTAACTTTAATCTTGTGCAATTATACGCATTAAACTTTGATTTTGGTTTAAACATATACAAAACTTCTGGTTTTGTTTCAATTGTTCTCATTAGTAAAAAGACCTCTCTAGTCCCTTTCAATTCCGATATTGAACAAATTGGTTcctcttaaaaaaaataaagcaaTTTAATCCTATAATTTTAAAAGTGAGCAACTAATGACAATTAATTATAGCGTTAATGTCTTTTGTCAATTGTAtataacttttattgatataataacaaGTTTAGCTCTCGGTGTTTACATAATTTTTCAATGtggtcttgattctaaaaaattcaacaaatctAATCTCAACATTTACACAAAATTTGcgggctaaatttgttaaatcatggccaaattgatagaatatataaaatttgaaagctaaatttgttattataccaattaaaatgATATACAATTGACAAAGAACATTAACGTAATGGTTAATTGCCCTTAGTTGCTCACTTTCTAAATTTACAGGAGTTAAATTACttcatttattttttcttttgagAGGATCAATTTGATCAATATTGATATTGAGAGGGACTAAAAAGCTCTTTTTTACCAATCTCATTTAATAAAATGAATACATCAatctatttttataaatataagtaTAATTATATGTGTATCTAATATTAATAAAAGATGGTATTACATCAATAATAATGTTAGTGgtttttgaaaattgaatcaaatcaaaatgtcatgtataaaattgcacaaaatcaaagttGATATATAGTCAGCCCCCTTCTATAACGACTCTATTTGTCTGCCCATATTTTAATTGTAATAGAAAGGTGGTTATTATACATCTATAGTATGTTGTTATAAAGAGATAATTGTTATAAACTTACCATATAATTCATATTGTGAATCTCCATCAAATAAATAAAGTGAGAATTatgttaaaaaagaaagaaagtgggAATCAAATCAACGAAATTAAAAGACAGAAAACAGGTGCATGTATTATTGCTTTTATGcgtattttattttacattctttTGCATGATTAATATAAAGTCCATAAATCTAACAAACTCAAGTAACcaatatgaattataaaattaaattaattaatttatcatgagTTATTAAATACAAGTAATTAATTTATAAGTTTATGATGTTTCAAATTTATAGTAGAATATTTAATTAGAGAACTTAATAGTTTCTTAAATTT
Above is a genomic segment from Gossypium arboreum isolate Shixiya-1 chromosome 8, ASM2569848v2, whole genome shotgun sequence containing:
- the LOC108468199 gene encoding glutathione S-transferase F6-like, with the translated sequence MAAMKVHGYPLSTATQRVLACLYEKDVEFQFVNVDMIAGEHKSPNFLPLNPFGQVPAFEEGDLKLFESRATTHYIAHEYADKGTQLLLPGSNKTMAVFQLWKEVEAHQFDPPSTKLVFELRYKPHFGMTTDAAVVEEYEDKLAKVLDVYEARLAESKYLACDHFTLADLHHLPTVQYLLGSSAKKMFDSRPHVSAWVADITARPAWSKVMGMLKQ